The Pseudomonadota bacterium DNA segment AGCGGACTGCGCCGCCGAGACCATTGTCAGCCTGTATGGTCAGCTAGCGGCATCGCGTAGCAAGAATTTGTAGTTTGCGTTCCTGCCAGCGTTGACGATCGCCCGGCGGGCGTAGCGCTAACGCTTGCGCAACCAGAACTCGTACATGCCGGCAAACAACGCCGGATTTTCCTGCTCGAGCTGATGCCAGTCGTCGAGACTGTCCATTCGCGGATTGCCGGCGAAGCGTTGCAGATATAATTTGTCTGCGCGGCCCGGGCCAGGGTCAAAGCCGATCAATTCCAGGCCGAGTTCATCGAGACAGTCGCCGATCTGCGGCAACGTAAAGCGGTGTTCCTGCACGTGAAACAACAAGTCTCTGCAGGTGGACAAGGAGAAAAAATCCAGGTTCTTGCGGATACCGGCGGCCGCGTGGCCGTCCGCCAGCGCCAGGATGTCTGCCCTGGACTTCCGGATGTCATCCGCGGTGACCGACTCGGCCGCAGGCAGGATTTGCCTTGCGGCCAGGACATCCGTTCTCCCGAGTTCGCTGTACAGACCGATGCGCATCAGGCCGTCGTCCCTGAGCAGACCGACCAGCACCCGCCAGCCGGCCACCGGGTCGGCCAAGTGATGCAGCACGCCTGAGCATTCGATCAAGTCGAATTTTCGCTCCAGCGCCGCGAGGTGCAAAATATCCGCGTGCAGAAAATCGATGTTGTCCTGACCGAGCCGTTGGTTCATCTGCTGCGCATACGCCAGGCTGGCCCGGCTCAAGTCGACCGCCAGTACCTTGCTGTCTTTGAATTTGGCGGCGGTTTCGATCGCGTGCCGGCCGGTGCCGCAACCGGCGATCAGGATCTCGGGACGGGCGGGTTTGGCCAGCCCCGCCGGGTCCAGCAACGGGAACACGGAGCGAATCTGCGATACGAAATCCTTGCCGTTTTCACGGCTGGCGGTCTGCCAGCGCGGATAGGGGTTGTCCTCATACAGCCTGCGGACCTTTCTGGAAACCTCGTCGTCGATTGTTGCGAGCGACTCCATTTGGCCGGCAAGCCGCTCGCGTTCTATGGCGTCGGTTAATTGCAAGCGGTATAAATCCGCGCAAGCGGGATTGTCGCTCAGCGCTTGCCGCAGAGCTTCGGGGAATTCCGTGATCGGGCGATAACAGGCGGCGAGCAAGACGCGCCAGGAATCGTTGCCGGTCGCCTCGCCAAGCAAGCCGTCAACCGCCACTATTTCTTCGTGATCGGCCAGCCACAGGTACTCGTTGGCATGCAGCTGACGGGCCAGGGCTTGAAGAAACCCGGTCAGTTTGGTTCGGATGGCGCCAGCGGGCGGGGCAGCCGTCGCCCACAGCAGAATCTTGCGCCGGCTCGCTTTCAGCAAGGTTTCCATCGCCGCATCCGCCGCCAGGCAGTGGCGCAGGACGGCGAGCAGCAGCGGCTCGCAAAGCTGCTCGAGCAGTTGCTCGACCGGGAATTGGTCGATGTTTGATGCCGTCCCATCCGCCTGTAGCAGGCAAAAACCCGCTTTCGCCCTCAGGTAATTCAGCGCCGGCCGCAACAACAACTCGAGGTTCAAGTCTGTCGCGGAAAATAGCGCCAGCAGTTCCTTTTCGAGTTCGGCATCGTCGCCGGCGGGCTGGCAGCGGCCGAGCGCTACGGCATAGGAAATACGATAAGCCGCATTCGCCGGCGCAAGTTCGCAAGCCGCGCGGAAATGTTTGCGCATAGGCTCGTACTGCTGCCGGTCGGCCAGCGCCAGGGCCAAAGAGAAATGCGCCTCGTGATGATCCGGCCGGTAATGCAGCGCCTGCTGGAAGGCCTCGATCGCA contains these protein-coding regions:
- a CDS encoding tetratricopeptide repeat protein — encoded protein: MPEQKLNQAIACYQQGQIDQAHGLCAEILTEQPAHPAANRLMAALLGASGKTDSALVHIRRALDQAPDDLEALLTLASLQRRAGEPGEAEATLGRTLVLHPQAAAAHSNLANLLLAMGQSKQAITEFENALSCQPDFPDALYNLGVTLMQTGDYASAVENLVRCLSVAPADADAAYNLGLIFSALRNPDAIEAFQQALHYRPDHHEAHFSLALALADRQQYEPMRKHFRAACELAPANAAYRISYAVALGRCQPAGDDAELEKELLALFSATDLNLELLLRPALNYLRAKAGFCLLQADGTASNIDQFPVEQLLEQLCEPLLLAVLRHCLAADAAMETLLKASRRKILLWATAAPPAGAIRTKLTGFLQALARQLHANEYLWLADHEEIVAVDGLLGEATGNDSWRVLLAACYRPITEFPEALRQALSDNPACADLYRLQLTDAIERERLAGQMESLATIDDEVSRKVRRLYEDNPYPRWQTASRENGKDFVSQIRSVFPLLDPAGLAKPARPEILIAGCGTGRHAIETAAKFKDSKVLAVDLSRASLAYAQQMNQRLGQDNIDFLHADILHLAALERKFDLIECSGVLHHLADPVAGWRVLVGLLRDDGLMRIGLYSELGRTDVLAARQILPAAESVTADDIRKSRADILALADGHAAAGIRKNLDFFSLSTCRDLLFHVQEHRFTLPQIGDCLDELGLELIGFDPGPGRADKLYLQRFAGNPRMDSLDDWHQLEQENPALFAGMYEFWLRKR